The genomic stretch GTCAGAACAGAGCGATGGTCAAAAATGCAGTGATTCAAATAGACCGACGCCGTCGGTTCTCACCTTCCAACTCAATCTCATGCTTGTGAGCCAAATACAACACATTGTCTCCGACTCTGGCCTTAACTGGGATTCGCTTTCCCGATCGGTCTATATAGACCACGTTTACCCTAGAAACATGCCAGATGACAAAATATAGTGTAAGTACCAGCAAAGTCTCATTATTACGAGATCACAGCAATGAATCGGTAACTCACACGTCTGCTTCGTCCTCTTCAACTTCTGTGCTCTCGCTTTTGCCGTGATACAAACCTAGGGACAGTTGGCGAAAAACACGAATTGACCCAACTAACAAATCAGCTATCCATTTTCTTCATTAATGTGTAACAGTTTTGTAACGCCTGTTCTGCATTTTATCTGATTAATTTTGCCGAGAGTTCTGTCTATTGCACCAGGTTGCAGCTTACACAACCATCTGCGTATGTTTTATAACGACCTTACACAACACTTAGATATAAGCTATAAAAACAGTTTATATTCAAATTCACTGGTAAAAAGGTATTTTACATTCTGCTATTGTATCAAAGCTGCGTTGCAGAATATGACAAGTGATAGATATTTTGttatctgtgtttatttagTAACGTTCCTGCCAGTTTATTTGCTTCGCAATAGCTAGAAGTTTCGTACACTCACCTTTAGACGTATGAATGCTCCTGCTCAAGGTCGAAAAACGGCCATTTGTATCCGTCTTCTTTGACTCCGTGAAACCATACATGCATCTTGTTAAAATGTGCAGTTTGCAGAGATTACAGCCTGGGTTAACTCGACAGATCGACAAAGTCAATCCCATGCTTGCCCGGCGCAGTACAACGGAGGCCGCCATGACAGTGTTTTGATCACGtgttggagaaaaaaatgaaaacaccgTAGTTACCCAGTCAAGTACGGTGTTATCAAATAGTAGGCGTTCTTCGTGTGAATATTAAAGTTGACCAATGCAATTCGTAAGATATTcggaagttgttgtttttttttttaatacagagAGATGGGTTATTTGGTCATTTATTAGCTGAGGCTGACCCATACAGATAGATGATAGATAGTGTTGTATCTGCGCACTCTCTATAGGATAACCGTGTCAAATGCGCATTTTTTATTCACAGTGAATGAATACATAAAAATCGTTTAGCGTCATAATAGAATGTAAAGATTGGGGGTTTGTTTTTAGGCTAATGTAGAGCCTGAATGGGTACTGTGTACGAGTTAGTGACATGGAAAGTAAAATGGCACATTCAGATTTGTGCCAGCAGATGGCGATATTGCAGTGAAAATGTTGCgtttttattaaattagttTAAATGAGTGATAGATTGATGCGTGAAAAAGTTACGCCttgtataatttatttaatgaagtcTTAATGAAGAGAAAAGTCTTAACTGGAACgtatatatttgaaaaatgtactttACACTAGATTACTGACATTAACCACAATGATCTATGTCACAGTGTTACCTAACTACATTGATAAGATTGATACATTTGGCTGGCATTAAATATCTTGCACATTCAGTTTTTGATGCTTCTGTCTTTGGTACATGAACCTATTTCATTTGGTTTGAAGTGTCTTACACTGTCACAGATAGAATTTTAGGTTGAAGTAAGGTACTTCTATAGTCATCTGTATGCAATGTAGAGTATTTATTGTTCAATAATAAACCTGGGCAGTGTAATGCATGTTTAGGTGAAGTGAAGGAGAACAGCAAGGGTCA from Conger conger chromosome 2, fConCon1.1, whole genome shotgun sequence encodes the following:
- the fdx2 gene encoding ferredoxin-2, mitochondrial — translated: MAASVVLRRASMGLTLSICRVNPGCNLCKLHILTRCMYGFTESKKTDTNGRFSTLSRSIHTSKGLYHGKSESTEVEEDEADVVNVVYIDRSGKRIPVKARVGDNVLYLAHKHEIELEGACEASLACSTCHVYIHEDYCDKLPEPVEREEDMLDLAAMLQPNSRLGCQIILTREMEGIEFTLPRITRNFYVDGHVPAPH